In Chelmon rostratus isolate fCheRos1 chromosome 20, fCheRos1.pri, whole genome shotgun sequence, a single window of DNA contains:
- the mynn gene encoding myoneurin, translated as MAHVTSHGRLLLQRLHQQREMDFLCDITIMVRDVEFRAHRNILAAFSKYFSSQAEKGQEVTTLDPDKVSRYALEKLLEFIYTGQMNLSSTRQAAVRRAAVFLGMSEAIKYMEEIHHWSEPSETSQSEADKEAGISPPSPTSPGSPSSPVPLSIVSVTGDWQDEGKDGKEQTDEVKDVDMEEGDRSDVEYTPTTPKSVGRGQGRKRGRRPKSFSGEQVEASSSADGTPKTQGYRGRGRGRGRGRGRGRGRGIGSLESEDPFLEDSDTSVKDFGDTSADWSPSQDDDIPVKKPRLSSGEGRRGRGRGRGRGRGRGRRRAEEEAEESGEAGTDDGEGEFGEQDPSEMSELSLSCTECNKLFKDVSSLHRHEKIHKGLKPFVCIFCSKTFRQATQLKTHLRIHTGEKPFSCSECDKCFAQKCQLVAHRRMHHGEEKPYTCDRCGFKFATSSNFKIHIRLHSGEKPYVCDICGQAFAQSSTLTYHKRRHTGEKPYQCDLCGMSFSVSSSLIAHARKHTGETPYRCSQPKCDSSFVTSSELKKHMRRLHPDGNTGVQCLLCGNRFASVKNMIKHQEKAHADEVRQHKERARAVVLLASSHPVAFVQSKLSQENKGVVSFHEDEPPNPEPATPNPKATAAAATADAAAAADTATTADAASTTDTAATVMQDFKAEPAHPPVSTTDQVTFEPDQEQTINSDTLHALVEQLRPPPSPAQGLEQIVIIRTVDNTEHNPPQQ; from the exons ATGGCTCATGTCACCAGTCATGGGAGGCTGCTCTTGCAGCGCTTACATCAGCAGCGGGAGATGGACTTTTTATGTGACATAACCATAATGGTGAGAGACGTGGAGTTCAGAGCCCACCGCAACATCCTGGCTGCGTTCAGCAAGTACTTCTCCTCCCAGGCTGAAAAGGGGCAGGAGGTCACTACCTTGGACCCTGATAAGGTCAGCCGGTACGCTCTGGAGAAGCTTTTGGAGTTCATTTACACTGGACAGATGAACCTCAGCAG TACCAGACAAGCAGCTGTGCGTCGAGCAGCTGTGTTCCTGGGAATGTCTGAGGCCATAAAGTACATGGAAGAAATCCACCACTGGTCCGAGCCGAGTGAAACGTCCCAGTCGGAGGCAGACAAAGAAGCTGGTATCTCTCCCCCCAGTCCGACCTCTCCTGGCAGCCCCAGCTCACCAGTTCCCCTGTCCATTGTCTCTGTTACAGGGGACTGGCAGGACGAGGGGAAGGATGGCAAAGAGCAGACTGACGAGGTCAAAGACGTAGATAtggaagagggagacagaagtgATGTAGAGTACACCCCCACTACTCCAAAAAGCGTTGGAAGAGgacaggggaggaagaggggcaGAAGGCCGAAGAGTTTCAGCGGTGAGCAGGTGGAGGCGAGCAGCTCGGCCGACGGCACCCCTAAAACCCAGGGCTACAGGGGGAggggcagggggagaggaagaggcagagggaggggcAGGGGGAGAGGGATAGGCAGTTTAGAAAGTGAAGATCCATTTTTGGAAGATTCTGACACCAGTGTGAAGGACTTCGGGGACACCTCTGCAGACTGGAGCCCCTCGCAGGATGACGACATCCCAGTCAAGAAACCTCGACTGAGCAGCGGGGAGGGGCGGAGGGGGCGAGGccgggggagggggagaggcagGGGGCGAGGCAGGAGGAGGGCcgaggaggaagcagaggagagcgGCGAGGCAGGGACCGATGACGGTGAGGGTGAGTTCGGGGAGCAGGATCCATCAGAGATGTCTGAGCTGTCGCTGTCGTGCACCGAGTGCAACAAACTGTTTAAAGACGTGAGCAGCCTGCACAGACACGAGAAAATCCACAAGGGGCTGAAGCCGTTTGTCTGCATCTTCTGCTCTAAAACCTTCCGACAAGCTACccagctgaaaacacacctgcGCATACACACAG GCGAGAAGCCATTTAGTTGCTCCGAGTGCGACAAGTGTTTCGCTCAGAAGTGTCAGCTGGTCGCTCACCGCCGGATGCACCACGGAGAGGAGAAGCCTTACACCTGCGATCGCTGCGGCTTCAAGTTCGCTACCTCGTCCAACTTCAAAATACACATCAG ACTGCACAGTGGGGAGAAACCGTACGTCTGTGACATCTGTGGTCAGGCGTTCGCTCAGTCCAGCACGCTGACCTATCACAAGCGCCGACACACCGGAGAGAAGCCCTACCAGTGTGATCTGTGCGGCATGTCGTTCTccgtctcttcttctctcatcgCTCACGCACGAAAACACACAG gCGAGACGCCCTACAGATGTTCACAGCCCAAGTGTGACTCGAGCTTTGTGACGTCTTCCGAACTGAAGAAACACATGCGACGACTTCACCCAG ATGGGAACACAGGTGTGCAGTGTCTGCTGTGTGGAAACAGATTTGCCAGCGTGAAGAATATGATCAAACACCAGGAAAAGGCTCACGCTGACGAAGTGCGGCAACACAAGGAGAGAGCCAGAGcag tggtCCTCCTGGCCTCCAGTCATCCTGTGGCCTTTGTCCAGAGCAAACTTTCCCAGGAAAACAAAGGTGTGGTTTCCTTCCACGAAGATGAGCCACCCAACCCCGAACCGGCCACCCCCAACCCCAAAGCCACAGCGGCTGCTGCCACCGCTGACGCGGCAGCCGCTGCTGACACCGCCACCACCGCCGACGCTGCTAGCACCACCGACACTGCCGCAACCGTCATGCAGGACTTCAAGGCGGAGCCCGCTCACCCTCCTGTCAGCACCACCGACCAGGTGACCTTTGAACCTGATCAAGAGCAGACCATCAACTCAGACACCCTCCATGCTCTGGTGGAGCAGCTGCGGCCGCCGCCCTCCCCCGCCCAGGGGCTGGAGCAGATCGTCATCATCAGGACGGTGGACAACACCGAACACAACCCCCCTCAGCAGTGA
- the lrrc34 gene encoding leucine-rich repeat-containing protein 34 translates to MASENVWEFYAAVCAEHQIKINPHIEDVLEKTTITENVTLKLTGNSWLRGVQRLDDKDILALSKCLRNSKCVTGLDVGYNNITDEGVVHLAELLQQEDRAPLSLDLMFNNIQTDGAKVLAESLQCNSTLLSLRLSGNKIENRGAMHLASMLQVNNTLKELELAGCDLATQSVIAFAIMLKNNKTLRSVDVSRPLLFSHQEEWTVHVSEMLAVNSSLVELHLGKMGMTDTGMERLTEGLRLNRSLRYLDLRCNRVARDGMRHLSEVLKQNQTLEIIDLSANRIEDEGAEHLSEAIAWPGCILRELSVSSNNIRMKGLLSLARAMKVNKSLNHIYIWGNHLEEPVCQAFSELITSGRLPPHQTDVSPYEVDGQVFLAEVFHSLRRHYDRTNSSGTDTPPTSSTATDPLTDQAACSDSTFPPHIESHQLVTL, encoded by the exons ATGGCTAGTGAAAATGTTTGGGAGTTTTACGCTGCTGTGTGCGCGGAAcatcagataaaaataaatccacacaTTGAAGACGTGTTAGAGAAGACGACAATAACGGA GAATGTCACCTtgaaactgacaggaaacagctggctgaGAGGCGTTCAGCGACTTGATGACAAAGACATTCTTGCTCTCTCAAAATGTCTGAGAAACAGCAAGTGTGTGACAG GTCTTGATGTTGGCTACAATAACATAACAGATGAAGGGGTTGTACATCTAGCTGAGCTCTTACAG cAGGAGGACAGAGCTCCGCTCTCTCTGGACCTGATGTTCAACAACATCCAGACAGACGGAGCTAAAGTTCTTGCTGAGAGCCTGCAg tgtaaCAGCACCTTGCTCTCTCTCAGACTGTCAGGTAATAAGATTGAAAACAGAGGAGCCATGCACCTGGCCAGCATGCTGCAGGTGAACAACAcactgaaggagctggagctggcCGGCTGCGACctg GCCACTCAGAGTGTGATAGCATTCGCCATCATGTTGAAAAACAACAAGACTCTTCGCTCTGTCGATGTCAGCCGACCGCTGCTCTTCAGCCACCAG gaGGAGTGGACGGTGCACGTCTCTGAGATGCTGGCGGTGAACAGCAGCCTGGTGGAGCTCCACCTGGGGAAGATGGGGATGACCGACACCGGGATGGAGAGGCTGACTGAAGGCCTGCGGCTCAACCGCAGCCTGCGCTACCTGGACCTGCGCTG TAACCGCGTGGCTCGTGACGGCATGCGTCATCTCTCTGAGGTGCTGAAGCAGAACCAAACACTGGAGATCATAGATCTGTCAGCCAATCGGATTGAAGATGAGGGTGCTGAGCACCTGAGCGAGGCCATCGCCTGGCCAGGCTGCATCCTGAGAGA gctgtctgTCAGCAGTAACAACATCAGGATGAAGGGTCTGCTGTCTTTGGCTCGAGCTATGAAAGTTAACAAATCTCTGAACCACATTTACATCTGGGGAAACCACCTGGAGGAGCCTGTCTGTCAG GCCTTCAGCGAGCTGATCACCAGCGGCCGCCTGCCTCCACACCAGACGGATGTTAGCCCGTACGAGGTGGATGGTCAGGTGTTTCTCGCTGAGGTCTTCCACAGTTTGAGGAGACACTatgacagaacaaacagctcTGGTACGGACACACCACCCACCTCCAGCACCGCAACAGACCCGTTAACAGACCAGGCTGCCTGCTCTGACTCCACCTTTCCACCACACATTGAGAGCCATCAGCTTGTCACCCTGTAG
- the lrrc31 gene encoding leucine-rich repeat-containing protein 31, protein MESADGQRGRDGGSQRRSPLDVIMSQIRRKRTSSDRKPLGRLLSWTSDRTGIPEDGEMEGREERGHSSGGAEAAGSERDAGWGRVCVLLQRLGKKADSRSLSLAHCDLTATDLLELATLLQFLPQLEEVDVSWNELIGGSLKALTSHLQHVGGIRALRLCSCRLSADDITALGDALGCVPYLEILDLSWNGGVGGGALQGLLGKLQPPLRELHLVACQLTAADATALGGMMSALHRLCVLDVSCNPQLTQEVDAGGFREMASSLSHAASLTTLRLQACGLTTDSLDALGGSLRCLPSVRELDLSCNKSLAGGLNHLTLHLESLTHLESLDLHLCCLTHTDLEALIQVLPSLTALTELDVSSNKEAGGVVHSLVSALPLTQMRRLPLNSCSLNEESFTAVALAVPYLRSVDVSWCKVVGGHLALLLDALQPSVILELRLSSCDLTTDDLRHLAAVCRRGCLSSLRVLDLSYNGSVGDDGWSALFAAGGLGSLEELDLSLRPSTSAPRSAWLPALLCALPRLPALTRLAVRRWRISSQDTQQLSHCLGKRGVLLEWDPPNKDAASSFKATNQESPEEGRPEE, encoded by the exons ATGGAGTCTGCAG ACGGCCAGCGGGGGCGGGACGGCGGCAGTCAGAGGCGCTCCCCTCTCGACGTCATCATGAGCCAGATCCGCAGGAAGCGTACGTCCTCAGACAGGAAGCCGCTGGGACGCCTCCTGTCCTGGACCTCAGACCGGACAGGGATCCCCGAGGATGGGGAGATGgagggcagggaggagagaggacacagCTCAG gTGGCGCAGAGGCGGCAGGCAGCGAGCGGGACGCCGGCTGGGGTcgagtgtgtgttctgctccAGAGGTTGGGGAAGAAAGCCGACAGCAGGAGCCTGAGCCTGGctcactgtgacctcactgCCACAGACCTGCTGGAGCTCG CGACGTTGCTGCAGttcctccctcagctggaggaggtggacgTCTCCTGGAACGAGCTGATTGGCGGAAGTCTGAAAGCGCTGACCTCTCACCTCCAGCATGTGGGCGGGATCAGAGCGCTGAGGCTCTGCAGCTGTAGGCTGAgtgctgatgacatcactgcgCTGG GCGACGCTCTCGGCTGCGTGCCTTACTTGGAGATCCTCGATTTATCCTGGAACGGTGGCGTCGGGGGCGGCGCTTTGCAAGGCCTGCTGGGTAAACTTCAGCCACCACTGCGGGAGCTCCACCTGGTGGCCTGCCAGCTCACTGCGGCTGATGCTACTGCGCTGG GAGGAATGATGTCTGCCCTCCACAGACTCTGTGTGCTGGACGTGTCCTGTAATCCTCAGCTCACACAGGAAGTTGATGCTGGCGGCTTCAGAGAAATGgcgtcctctctctcccacgCCGCCTCCCTCACAACGCTTCGATTACAGGCCTGCGGTCTGACGACGGACAGCCTCGATGCTCTTG GTGGTTCGCTCCGCTGCCTCCCCTCAGTGCGAGAGTTGGACCTGTCCTGCAACAAAAGTCTGGCTGGAGGACTGAACCACCTCACCCTCCACCTGGAGAGCCTCACACACCTGGAGAGCCTCGACCTTCACCTGtgctgtctcacacacactgacctggaAGCcctga TTCAGGTGCTTCCCTCTCTGACGGCGCTGACTGAGCTCGACGTGTCGTCCAATAAGGAGGCAGGGGGCGTGGTCCACTCGCTGGTGTCCGCCCTCCCTCTGACACAGATGAGGCGTCTGCCGCtcaacagctgcagcctgaacgAGGAGTCCTTCACTGCTGTCG ccttgGCCGTGCCGTACCTCCGCAGTGTGGATGTTTCCTGGTGTAAAGTGGTTGGTGGTCATTTAGCGCTGCTCCTCGATGCTTTGCAGCCGTCAGTCATCCTGGAGCTCCGCCTCAGCAGCTGTGACCTCACCACGGATGACCTGCGTCACCTAg ctgcagtgtgcagacgtggctgtctgtcctctctgcgAGTCCTGGATCTGTCCTACAACGGCTCGGTAGGTGATGACGGCTGGTCTGCCCTGTTCGCAGCAGGAGGTCTGGGCTCTCTGGAGGAGCTCGACCTCAGCCTCCGACCTTCGACCTCTGCTCCCCGCTCGGCCTGGCTGCCGGCGCTGCTCTGCGCTCTGCCTCGACTGCCTGCGCTGACTCGCCTGGCGGTGCGGCGGTGGAGGATCAGCTCtcaggacacacagcagctgagccaCTGTCTGGGAAAGAGGGGCGTCCTGCTCGAGTGGGATCCGCCAAATAAAGACGCAGCATCGTCATTTAAGGCGACCAATCAGGAGAGCCCAGAGGAGGGTCGGCCTGAGGAGTAG